A part of Candidatus Acidulodesulfobacterium ferriphilum genomic DNA contains:
- a CDS encoding peroxiredoxin translates to MANKLFMMLQNTTPSNPHALGAPFFQAAAAATMDYEVEVVLTADAGLLMKKGVAENLRVKEGSPKSVYDFIKDAYDAGVVFKVCTPALELNNFTKDDLIEECSGVVGGAYVVEMVMDDDVKTLSY, encoded by the coding sequence ATGGCAAACAAACTTTTTATGATGCTTCAAAATACTACGCCTTCTAACCCCCATGCGCTCGGAGCGCCATTCTTTCAGGCTGCCGCAGCTGCAACAATGGACTATGAAGTGGAGGTCGTACTAACGGCTGATGCAGGTCTCTTAATGAAAAAGGGAGTAGCCGAAAACTTAAGGGTCAAAGAGGGGAGCCCGAAGTCTGTCTATGATTTTATCAAAGACGCTTACGATGCGGGCGTCGTGTTTAAGGTATGCACGCCGGCTCTTGAATTAAACAATTTCACAAAAGACGATCTTATAGAAGAATGCAGCGGAGTTGTAGGTGGGGCTTATGTTGTTGAAATGGTAATGGATGACGATGTTAAAACCCTTTCATACTAA
- a CDS encoding ATPase: MILLDAGTTYAKILDTETDERTVKRVSDLEKTFKADAGTGHNINRFANHSVNEIIALANAGKKLIGEDSFTLLDIGSRDAKYVVFENRNFIHSDWNTECGAFTGQAIEILGNYLNVDYSKIEPQKEFITATCGLLGMGHVFDSVATGVEPGIAAAMLIKGVCISMYRFARKPKKIYLTGGLVNNQLFVRSMPCETVTLDRFTLLEGVKEYALNNLINNK, from the coding sequence ATGATACTACTTGATGCGGGAACGACCTATGCCAAGATACTGGATACCGAAACAGACGAAAGGACGGTTAAAAGAGTGTCTGACCTTGAAAAAACATTTAAAGCCGACGCAGGCACGGGTCATAACATTAACAGGTTTGCCAATCATTCGGTTAATGAGATTATAGCCTTAGCTAATGCCGGTAAAAAACTTATAGGAGAAGACTCTTTTACCTTGCTTGATATAGGCTCGAGAGATGCAAAATATGTCGTTTTTGAGAATAGGAATTTTATACATTCGGACTGGAATACCGAATGCGGCGCATTTACGGGTCAGGCTATCGAAATTTTGGGTAATTACCTGAATGTAGATTATTCAAAGATTGAGCCGCAGAAAGAATTTATAACCGCCACATGCGGACTTCTCGGGATGGGACATGTTTTTGATTCCGTGGCGACAGGCGTAGAGCCGGGGATAGCCGCCGCAATGTTAATCAAAGGCGTGTGTATTTCTATGTACAGGTTTGCAAGAAAGCCCAAAAAGATATATTTAACCGGCGGGCTTGTAAATAACCAGCTCTTTGTAAGGTCGATGCCGTGCGAAACCGTAACCCTCGACAGGTTTACCTTATTGGAAGGGGTGAAAGAATATGCGCTCAATAATCTTATAAATAATAAATAA
- the trxB gene encoding thioredoxin-disulfide reductase, with amino-acid sequence MIYDLVIIGGGPAGLSAAIYGLRARLNLILIEKMAVGGQIALSDNIENYPGFPSLSGVELMQKFEEHAKGLGLNIIYDEIKDITDAGEYKIIRGVDGTYQSKTVIITVGASPKRLNIPGEREFTGRGVSYCATCDGPFFKDEDIAVIGGGDTAVKEANYLTKIVKSTVLIHRRKELRAEKIIQERLHNAENVILKLEHIPVSINGIKTVESVTIENVKTKERTTVPVKGVFIFIGIIPQTSFLKNLEKDENGFIKTDHYTLMTSMPGVFCAGDAHSKKLLQVATAVGEGALAATSAIEFVCGVC; translated from the coding sequence ATGATTTACGATTTGGTCATAATTGGCGGCGGACCTGCCGGCCTATCCGCAGCAATATACGGTCTCAGAGCGCGCCTTAATCTTATTTTAATAGAAAAAATGGCTGTCGGAGGGCAAATTGCTCTTTCCGATAATATCGAAAATTATCCGGGTTTTCCATCTCTTTCGGGCGTTGAGCTTATGCAAAAGTTTGAGGAACATGCCAAAGGACTTGGCCTGAATATTATTTATGATGAAATAAAAGACATAACCGACGCTGGAGAATATAAGATTATAAGAGGCGTTGACGGAACTTACCAGTCAAAGACCGTTATTATAACGGTCGGAGCATCTCCTAAAAGGCTTAATATACCAGGGGAAAGAGAATTTACGGGAAGAGGAGTGTCGTATTGCGCAACCTGCGACGGTCCATTCTTTAAGGATGAGGATATTGCCGTTATCGGCGGAGGAGACACGGCGGTTAAAGAGGCTAATTATCTTACAAAAATCGTAAAATCAACTGTTTTAATTCACAGAAGAAAGGAATTAAGGGCAGAGAAAATAATCCAGGAAAGGCTTCATAATGCTGAAAATGTCATCTTAAAATTAGAACATATACCCGTTTCTATTAATGGAATAAAAACCGTGGAATCTGTGACGATCGAAAATGTTAAGACCAAAGAAAGAACAACTGTTCCAGTAAAAGGCGTTTTTATTTTCATCGGAATAATACCCCAGACGTCATTTTTAAAAAATTTAGAAAAGGATGAAAACGGTTTTATAAAAACCGATCATTACACCTTAATGACTTCAATGCCCGGCGTATTTTGCGCAGGCGATGCCCATTCAAAAAAATTACTCCAGGTTGCAACGGCGGTCGGCGAAGGCGCTCTTGCCGCAACATCTGCAATAGAGTTTGTTTGCGGTGTTTGTTAG